GAAATAACATAATGAAGGTATGCACGCTTGAAACCGCTGCTGCAGAGAATTTTGAGTTTGGCGAAGCTGCCAGTTGGTGGATTGAATCAATTCGCCGAGATCGGTTTGCTAATTGGCGGACGACCAAAGCTTTTTAAAAGCAAACTGTTGATAAGAACTAACAGAAGGAGGATTCGTCATGTTTAAAACGATCATGATTGCGACAGATCTGTCGCCAGCGTCTGATGCCATTTTAAAATGCGCCAATGGATTCCGCTTGCTTGGCGCCGAAACCATTTTTCTTTGTCATGCTCTTGGGCTTCGGCATCTGGAAGATCTCAAATATTCCCTGATAAAAAAAGCCGAGCCCAAATTGGTCGCTCAGAAAAAAATACTTGAACAACAGGGATTGCAGACCATTGTCGAAATTGCGCCGGGAATTCCGTCGGAGGAAATCAATAGAATAGCCGATGAAAAGAAAGTTTCGTTAATTGTGATCGGAACCCATGGGGAAAGCCTGGCCAGTCATTTACTCTTTAAATTTGGCGGCGTGGCATCCGAAGTATTACACAGCCACAGCAGACCCTTGTTATTGGTTCGAACGCAAGTAACTGAAGATAGGGGCGAAGTCTGTTGCGAAGCTTCATGCGCTGACTTTCGCGGTAATGTGCTTTATAACACGGATTTTTCGGATACCGCTTATCGGGCGTTTGAATACCTCGAGCAGATTGTAGCGGCAGGCTGTAAAAAGGTAACCCTGCTTCACGTCCAGGACCAGGCCCACATCAGCAAACATCTGGAACATAAGCTGGAGGAGTTTAATCGAATTGACACCGAACGGCTGGAAATGCTCAAAAGCAAATTGATCGAAAAGGGTGCCAAAGATGTCAGGATTAAAATCCCTTACGGTCATAGCAAAAGTGAGATCTTAAAAGAATCACAGGAAAATAATTATTCATTAATTGTCATGGGCAGTCAGGGACGTGGTTTCATTAAGGAAATTTTTCTTGGCAGTGTCAGTTGTCATGTGGCGCGCTATGCCAGACAGTCAGTACTGTTAGTGCCGGCCTTACGCTAAATCTGAATTAACAAATAAAGAATTTATATTCAAAGTTAACTGAATTAAAAAATAGTACAAAAATTATTACTTATTATCATCCACTTTTAACATTCCTCCTGCTCCTTACCCGGGCGGATACTTCCTGCGGTCGCTTCAAGGGGGAACGACGGGGAGTCCGCTGCCAGTTAGTGGGGGATTTAGAAGTTTGAGTTGACTCTTATTAAAGCTTTTACGTATCCGTTAATCTTGTTAAAAAGGTAATGTTTACTTTTTTCAATGATATTAATCCTTTGAGAGGTTGCTAATGCCAGCTCACATTTGATATCTTACAAAAGTTTTAAAAAAAAGTCCTTGACTTTTAATTTTTTTTTGTTACATTATATGCCCAATTGGACATGTGAGCATATAAAAGGTAAAGTGATGACAGGGCGTAAAAGCGAACTATTCAAAGCGCTATCCGATGAAACAAGGCTAAGGTTATTGAACCTGTTCCTGGTGTCAAAAGAACCGCTATGTGTCTGTGAATTAACCGATGCTTTAAACGTACCACAATATCAGATTTCCAAACATCTGAGCTTGTTAAAATATATGGGTCTTATTAAGCACGAGAAACATGGAAAGTGGGCTTACTATTCCCTGAATGAGGGAAATCCCGTGAATGATCAGCTATTTAAATTTTTGCGGGACTTTTTGATAGATCCGCCGTTTCAAAGCGATTGGCAGTATTTACAGACACGATTATGTTTACGCCAAAACGGTAAATGCGTCATCGGCGCAATTGCTGCTGAAGAATGGGATGGTTTATTACAAGGGAAAAAATTAATAAGAGAAGCAAACTGTTCGTAAGCGTTCACAAGAACAAAATAAGTGTAAACATTATACCCATTTCATTCCTTAACGGCGAAATTCCGTTTTCAAAGGATCGGAAGGAGTAGTTTAACTGCAAAACATGTAACGAGGGAATAAAGTGAATCAACATCTGATTATCAGCATCGGCCTATTCATTCTGGCAATTATTTCCGGAATGCTTGGCTTAGGAGTAGCCTTTGCGGCTGTTCCCTTCCTGGGTCTGTTTCTTCCAGACCTGGTGAATCAGGTGCAACCGCTAAGCTTGCTGTTAAACGGCTTAACCGCTCTTTTTTCAACCTTTGGTTTTGCAAAGAGCGGCTATGTCGACTGGCAGAAGGCGATCATTTTGGCGATTGTGGCAACGGTGACCGCCCCCTTCGGTGCTTATTTGGCACACTTTATCCCTCAGATTTATATCTGGTATATCTATTTTGCCGCAGTAGCATATCTTGCCTATCGGTTGTTTCGTCCGGTAAAGGAAAGGCCTTGCGAGGAGAACTTTAAATTAGCCCTTATCCTGACTATACCCATTGCTATTTTGAGTGGTCTTCTGGGCGTGGGACCGGGATTTTTACTTCTCCCGACACTAATCATTTTGGGCTTTGAAGCAAAAAAGGCCGCCGGCATTAATGCTTTTGCGGTCACTCCGCCGTCGTTTTCGGCCCTCATCCCCCATCTTAGCACGGCTCAGTTTGACATAAGCCTGACCATAGCACTGCTGATCCTCGGTGCGATAGGCTCGTTTATGGGAGCGAGAATTACCAGTCGATTTGTGCCAAGTAAAAGGATCAAGCAATATTTTGCAATCCTGATCGTCATTACCACAATGTACAAGATTTATACTATGCTGAAATGAAAAAAACAAAATTGGGATAGGAGAAAGTGATTCATACAGGAATTCATAAAAGAGTAATAATATGAAACAGGGAGCAAAACATCCGACTCTAATGGCTTTTGGGCTGCTCATTATTTGGTTTTTATGCACTAATATTGCAACGTTGATGCCACAGGAAAAAAACGCTGATACCATTGATTGGTTTTATCCTGAATGGGCAGCCAGCGCACCATATAATACGCCAATTGTTGTTCGAGATACAGAAAGTGCACTCGGTCGCTATACTCTCAAGACGAAAAGAATCAGTCTAAGAGATCTGGTGCTTTTTCATGGCCACTTGTGTGATGGACTGGTAATCGCCTTTGTGGAGATAAAAGCGGTACTTGAAAAGCTTTTTCCAGATGGAGTAGTGGACAGAACCGACCTCAGAGCAGTTTCTAAAAATGGTCCTTGCTGGGTTGATGCGGTCTCCATGATGACCGGAGCGCGGATTAATTTTCAAACTCTCCGCATCGATGCCACTGTGGATGATGGATTCATTATTCAGCGGATTTCTACCGGTGAAGCCTATGAAGTACATTTAAAGCCCGGGGTCTTTCCTGAGATGCAGGCAAGTCTTGAAGCCAGAATCCGGCAACGGAGAGCTGAAGGAAAAGTAGTCTCAGCGGCTGAAATTGATCAGTATGAAGCAATGGCCAATGAACTAAGCCGGAAGATGCTCACCACTCCGGCAGAGCAACTTTTAACGATTACACCCAAGCCTGATTACAAGTTCCGATTCAATGACCTGTACGGTAGCAGAGGGGACATCATTAATAAAGAGATGCCTCGTTATTAGAATGTCCGACCTGAGAGCAATGGCAAAGGCCACCAGGATGTTGCTGAATGTTGCCTTTTAAAAGTGAGGATGTATCTAAGGCGCTTGAAAAGGATTAAGATAACCGAATAAACCAATATATGTTAAGTTAACAGAAGACTGGTCAACAAATGAACAGAATAGATAAAATGATAAATTTTTCACAACAGCGTGTGTGCAAAAGATGTCTGAAATGTTGTGACCCGAAAGCACCTCCTGACTAATTATGGCCTGGTATTTAGCGTAGGCCTAAAATGCGAAGAAGATTAATGAATGCGCTCTAAAAACTAATTAAGCGAATTTTTCTAATTTCACTAATTTGAACTTCATTAAAATCAATTAGCTTAAATTAGCGAAATTCGCGGTTAAAGCCTTTTTAGAGGGGACTCAATAATTGAAAATCACAGTTCTGAAAATGATTGGTTTACATTGGAAAAGCTGAGATCAGGAGGATTATTCATGTTTAGAAAACCAGTCCGAAAAGAATGGCTATATTTATTGATCGTGGTGGTGCTTTATGCCAGTGGACTGCTCTATGTGCAGATCAACGATCTTTCATTAGGTTCACTTTTTAAATACGGTCTTTTACAGCCAAAAGGGATCACGGGTGAGGATGCCAGAATAGCGGATATTGACACGCCGCTCAGTTGGAATATACTTCAGGTCCTCTGGTTCATTTTCATCAAAGGAGCGGCAGTGCTGGTGGAGCTATTTCAATATTGGGTGGTGGGTATGCTCATCGCCGCATTTCTAGTGGTGTTTATCCCGTGGGAAAAGATCAAGCAGAAAATGGGGTACGGCGGCGTGGTGCCGAATTTTTTGGCGACCACGGCCGGAGCGGTCATTCCGATCTGCTCCTGTGGCATCGTGCCGGTGCTGGCGGGAATGGTCGAGTCGGGCGTTCCATTGGGTCCTACGCTCGCCTTTCTCATCGGTGCGCCCATGCTGAATGTGGCAGCGTTCTTCATGACCGGCGCCGTGCTGGGATGGCCGTTAGCCTTTGGGCGAGTTTTAGGGACATATTTCATCGCCATGGCCGTCGGATTAACGGTGACTTATTGGCAGAAGAAGGAACGATTTTTAAGAAGGTTTGTGAAAATTTCATTAGCGCCGCGCTTATCGCCGCAATTACAGCAGTTTGCCTACAAAGTGGGGATGGCTCTGGTCAAAAATCCGAAGGGCTTACCCACCGAGGCGCTGGTGTCTGCCAATCCCGGCGGGGATGAACAGCTTATGCTGCTGGCAGAGGCCGGAATTGTGGATCGCAGCAAAGATGGATTGTGGTTCATCCCCCAGGCTTCAGGTGCTTCCACGGATCTCACTGGCGCCTGTTTCGTGCTTCCCACCGGAGATACGACACGGAGTTTTGGCCAGAAGCTGACTCAACTCATAAAAAGTGCCTGGGATTTGTTTTTGCAACTCAATTACTATCTGGTGCTGGCCGTGATCATTGCCGGCGCGATCAAAGTGCTGATTCCGACCAAGGTGGTGGTGAATTTGGTAGGCGGCGCCAGTCTGAATTCGGTTTTGGTCGCCTCGGCGGTTGCCGTCCTTGCCTACGTCTGCACCTATGTGGAAGTGCCCACCGCACTGGCGCTGATGAGTAAGGGCATGGGCGGCGGCGCCACGCTTTCCTATCTGCTGGGCGGGCCAGGCCTTAGCTTACCTTCGATCATGATGTTGAGCGGCGTATTCAAAGCAAGGCTGCTCGCTCTTTATATAGGTTTAAGTTTTATCGGCTGCGTGATCGCCGGGTATGTGTTTAATTTGTTTTAATATTTTTTTTGTCACAGAGGCTCAGAGGGCACGGAGAGAAGAAGTGAAGCGAAAAAAAATTTATAAGAATGAATTAGCTAAAAGAAAAAATCCATTATCATATAAAAACTCTGTGTGCTCTGTGTCTCGGTGGCTATATCATGTCAGAGCCATGAAACGTTGATGTAAGAAAAATTAATTATTGTAGGAGGCAAAAAAGATGTCTGATAACCATGTAGTCAAAATCTTCACCATGCTCCAGGAATTTCCCTGCGGCGTGGGCTCGTCGTGCTGCGGACCGATAGGCCAAACAGAGGAGGAAATCAATGCCTTCAAAGCAGGACTGGAGCAAAAGCTAAATGTTAAAGTCGAGACGTTCGATGTCAAAGACGGCAAAGCGATGCGGGATCATCGCGAGATTCTTGGGCTGTTACGCTCATTCGGCTGGGGCGTGCTGCCGATTATCTTTGTCGGGGATGAGGTCGTATCAATGGGCGTACCCGCCAGCCTTGAAGATGCCGTTGCTGCAATACAGACTAAATTAAACCATGTTGAAATATAGGAGGTGAACAAGATGCCAACGTATGAATTTGGTTGTATCGATTGTGGCGAAAAGTTTGACATATTCGCCAGCGTCAGTCAGAAAAATGAAGGTTTGAAATTAGTATGTCCCAAGTGTGGCAGTTCGAATGCCGTACAACTTTTTAACAGCATTAATTTTGTCAAAAGCAATGCTGGCAGCCCGAATAAAGCGTTCCAGATGGCTGGCGGCTGTGGACCGAATCCTGGGCCTGGATGCTGCTAACAAAATTGATTGGTAATGCTAGATCAGGTATGTTTTGCAAAGAGCGACTCGGGCGCATTGTTACAAAATCAATTGAAACATCGAAAAATGAGACATATCTAGCGATAAAATGACAAGTACGAATAGTTCCCTTACCGAGTATAGAACCGCTGATCAAGAGATTTTGACATCGATATTTATGATGAACGACAATAGGGAAATTCTCAAAGAGCAGTATGGCTTCGACACTATCGCTGCCAGAGAACAGGCGATTGATTTTTCCAAAGCGACCTTAGTTTTAAAAGAAATAGTCGCTTTAAAAAAACATTCCTACCTGATCAATCAAATCCTTGCCTAATCCTGTTGATCCTTTCTCAAAGAAAATTTTTAATAAAAATTTCCCTTGACATTCATATCAGTTTTATTTATATTTCATGCCAATTTTGGCATATAGACATATAAGGTGAAATCATGGATCACGCAATGATTTTCAGAGCGTTGGGGGACGTGACCCGAATTCGAATTCTAAATTTATTTCTGCAAAGCAATGAGCAGATTTGCGTTTGCGAGCTGATGGATGCGCTTCATCTGCCGCAGTACACCGTTTCCAAGCACCTGCATATTCTGCGCACGGCTGGTTTGATTCGCTCAGGCCGAAAAGGTACCTGGGTCTACAATCAGCTCAATCGGGAACATTCGGTCTTTCTTGAGGAGTTGTTCAAACTATTGAAAAAGCAATTAGCCGATCAATACCCCGAGGATATAGAATCGTTGCACCAACGGTTAGATTTGCGGGAGGATGGAGTTTGTACCGTTGGTGTTATTTAGTAGGAAAGTTGTAGTCCACTTTGGAAGTGGGCTACAACTTGGAAGATAAGATGTTTGTTAGATGTAGTCCACTTTTGAAGTGGACTACATCTTACTTAACCGAAAGGACCAAACATGACCGCCGAAGAAATTCTGAACACCAAAAAATCATTCGCAGTTATTGGCGCTACGCCGAACAAAGAGCGCTATGGCTATGAGGTGTTTGAGATTTTGCGGATCAATGGTTATCAAGTTTTTCCCATCAATCCGA
This region of candidate division KSB1 bacterium genomic DNA includes:
- a CDS encoding universal stress protein: MFKTIMIATDLSPASDAILKCANGFRLLGAETIFLCHALGLRHLEDLKYSLIKKAEPKLVAQKKILEQQGLQTIVEIAPGIPSEEINRIADEKKVSLIVIGTHGESLASHLLFKFGGVASEVLHSHSRPLLLVRTQVTEDRGEVCCEASCADFRGNVLYNTDFSDTAYRAFEYLEQIVAAGCKKVTLLHVQDQAHISKHLEHKLEEFNRIDTERLEMLKSKLIEKGAKDVRIKIPYGHSKSEILKESQENNYSLIVMGSQGRGFIKEIFLGSVSCHVARYARQSVLLVPALR
- a CDS encoding metalloregulator ArsR/SmtB family transcription factor, which gives rise to MTGRKSELFKALSDETRLRLLNLFLVSKEPLCVCELTDALNVPQYQISKHLSLLKYMGLIKHEKHGKWAYYSLNEGNPVNDQLFKFLRDFLIDPPFQSDWQYLQTRLCLRQNGKCVIGAIAAEEWDGLLQGKKLIREANCS
- a CDS encoding sulfite exporter TauE/SafE family protein, with translation MNQHLIISIGLFILAIISGMLGLGVAFAAVPFLGLFLPDLVNQVQPLSLLLNGLTALFSTFGFAKSGYVDWQKAIILAIVATVTAPFGAYLAHFIPQIYIWYIYFAAVAYLAYRLFRPVKERPCEENFKLALILTIPIAILSGLLGVGPGFLLLPTLIILGFEAKKAAGINAFAVTPPSFSALIPHLSTAQFDISLTIALLILGAIGSFMGARITSRFVPSKRIKQYFAILIVITTMYKIYTMLK
- a CDS encoding formylmethanofuran dehydrogenase subunit E family protein, whose amino-acid sequence is MKQGAKHPTLMAFGLLIIWFLCTNIATLMPQEKNADTIDWFYPEWAASAPYNTPIVVRDTESALGRYTLKTKRISLRDLVLFHGHLCDGLVIAFVEIKAVLEKLFPDGVVDRTDLRAVSKNGPCWVDAVSMMTGARINFQTLRIDATVDDGFIIQRISTGEAYEVHLKPGVFPEMQASLEARIRQRRAEGKVVSAAEIDQYEAMANELSRKMLTTPAEQLLTITPKPDYKFRFNDLYGSRGDIINKEMPRY
- a CDS encoding permease; the encoded protein is MFRKPVRKEWLYLLIVVVLYASGLLYVQINDLSLGSLFKYGLLQPKGITGEDARIADIDTPLSWNILQVLWFIFIKGAAVLVELFQYWVVGMLIAAFLVVFIPWEKIKQKMGYGGVVPNFLATTAGAVIPICSCGIVPVLAGMVESGVPLGPTLAFLIGAPMLNVAAFFMTGAVLGWPLAFGRVLGTYFIAMAVGLTVTYWQKKERFLRRFVKISLAPRLSPQLQQFAYKVGMALVKNPKGLPTEALVSANPGGDEQLMLLAEAGIVDRSKDGLWFIPQASGASTDLTGACFVLPTGDTTRSFGQKLTQLIKSAWDLFLQLNYYLVLAVIIAGAIKVLIPTKVVVNLVGGASLNSVLVASAVAVLAYVCTYVEVPTALALMSKGMGGGATLSYLLGGPGLSLPSIMMLSGVFKARLLALYIGLSFIGCVIAGYVFNLF
- a CDS encoding zinc ribbon domain-containing protein, with the protein product MPTYEFGCIDCGEKFDIFASVSQKNEGLKLVCPKCGSSNAVQLFNSINFVKSNAGSPNKAFQMAGGCGPNPGPGCC
- a CDS encoding metalloregulator ArsR/SmtB family transcription factor, with translation MDHAMIFRALGDVTRIRILNLFLQSNEQICVCELMDALHLPQYTVSKHLHILRTAGLIRSGRKGTWVYNQLNREHSVFLEELFKLLKKQLADQYPEDIESLHQRLDLREDGVCTVGVI